The sequence GAGTGCTCTGCCCCGGCGTTACCCACAGGGCCAGAACTCTGCCATGACTCCCTCATAAGAGACCCTCACAAGTCTTATCCGGACCCCAACCTCCGTGCCTGTGAGTGGCCAGTGAGAGCAGGAACTCAACTAGCACTAGGACCCCTGCTCCCCCTGCCCACCTCCCTCCCACTTCAGGGTGGTCTCCCATCTATAAAGGCGGCCGCAGACGATCCCCGGCTCACTTGTGCGGGTCCACAGCAGTGCCATGAGTTTCAACACCGAGGGTCAGCGGACGTCGTCCTACAGGAAAAGATTTGGGGGCACCCCGGGCAGCACCAACAAGGGGCTGCTGAGCAGTAGCCGCTACTCTCTGGGAAGCTCGCCAAGGACCAGCTACCCTCAGCCCCCCAGCGGCAGCAGGATGGCCGGCGTGAGGGTGAAGAGCTCCAGCCAGCTGGCCAGGGTGCTGGTGTACGGGCAGGACAAGGTGGACTTCTCTCTGGCGGACGCCCTGAAGGCCGAGTACAAGGAGACCCGCACCAACGAGAAGGTGGAGATGATGGAGCTCAACGACCGCTTCGCCAGCTACATCGAGAAGGTGCGCTTCCTGGAGCAGCAGAATAAGGTGCTGGTGGCTGAGCTCAACCAGATCCGGGGCAAGGAGCCCACCCGGCTGGGGGACATCTACCAGGAGGAGCTGCGCGAGCTCAGGAGGCAGGTGGACCAGCTCAACAGCGCCAAGGCCAGGGCCGAGATCGAGCGGGACAACCTGGCAGAGGACCTGGGCAACCTGCGGCAGAAGTAAGCAGCAGCGGCAGCGCCGGCACCCCCGAGTGGCACTCGCCTGGGGGAGGGGATCGGGGGTGGTGCCAAAATCCCAAAGGGGTCGGGCCAACCCCTGGGCAGTCACAGATGACCCAAGTTCAGTGGAGCAGAGCGCCCCCTGGCAGGCTCTGGAATCCACTGCAGTTAGTGAGTGGGTGGAGTTGAGGGTCCTCTCTCGGGGCGGCACTGTGCCATCTCAAAACTCCAAAGTCCTGAATCTCAATGCCAGCCTGGTCACAGTCTGtgtgcagtctgcatgttctaTTGGGGGTCTTGGGCTTTGATTTCTGGTGGACTTGTGCCCCCAGAGCAAGCATTTTAGGTTGATGTGAATCAATGATGGTGTGGGCACATGTGTGCCATGTGACAGACTGCCATGCCATtcgtgccttgtgcccaatgctgcttgGATGGGCTTGAGCCCTGACAACCCAGAATTCAACAAAGCGGGCACAGAGAACGGATTGAGGATTCTTCTTTCTTGTGAGCTGGCAGCTGGTAGTTGGCCTTGGCCAGAAGTGGGGGGGCCACTTGGCACCTGCGTCTCAGTTAGAACTTTGAATGGCCAAGTCGATAGCATGCCAATGTGTGTACCCGCTGGTGCTGGCACAGAGCAATTTCTTGTGCTGTCATCAGACCCCCTCACCCCACACTGTCACAGGCACCACAGGTGGGCGCCACTAGAAGGTGCCAGATACagggggtgtgtgtgtctgtcggaGGAGAGTGACACGCAGCTACAGGACACCCTAAGCTGTCTCTCCAGTTGTGTGACATGTCACTGCCCTCCAGACGGAGGCTAACTGAGGGTGCCATGCAGATCGCTGTGCCCGCTAAGAGTGCATCCACTACAAGGAGCGAAAGAGAAACTTCTGGAAACTCCCAGTGTCCTAGTGGTCTCAGCACTGCCACTCAGCAGCCGGACAGGCCCGCCCTCACTCCACAGGGGGTCTCACCTCTCGAAGGACCCCAGGGTGGGGGAGGGGCTGGGGTGAGCTGATGAATGGCAGCTGCCCACCCACCTCTTTTGTGGCGCTCTTGAGAATGCGGGGGCCTCATTGCTGCCGAGGGTCAGAGGTCGTGCTGAGCTGCTGggaacgccgcctcacacaggcCAAAAGATTTAGTGAGCATCAGACAAAGGGGCTTTGAGGGGACAATGAAGGGGGCAACAGGTGGGGGGGGGAAGGAGGCAGCAGGCAGATGAAGTCGAAGGGAAACAAAGAGAAGACAATCCGGCCCACTGCTGATTGGTCTTTACGTTATATAGCGACTTTCGACAGGGAGTGCAGTCATAACCTAAATCAAGATGTCTGGGGTGGTCTCCAGGGGCCAGTTCACACTTCGGGCACCTGGGGGAGTCAGGAGGGCTTTGAATTAAAACAGGCAGGAACAGTGACATGAAGGTGGGCAGGGCGCCCCCTAGAGGCCAAGAAAATTCTACACTGCACACTCCCTGAGAGGGTCACGAGCCGAGTGTCACCCTTGTGATTTTAAACCAAAACAGGCCCACTTCCAAGGGGTCATTTATCCAGGCCCCCCGAAAATGTCAAGTCCCCCCACCTATAATCTTGAGTCGGATTTTTGGGACTTTACCACTTTGTTTGCCCCTTGTTATGAGGGGTCCCCTTAGAGTGAGTGTGGACGTTCAAAGCCACCACCCCCGAGGGAGCTGCCCCCCCCCCAGTGTCCCGTCCCACTGTCATTTTTGGTTCTGTCCGGGTGGGCGAGTgaccttcttcttttctttcctgaATTTTTCAGGCTGCAGGACGAGATCAACCTGAGGCTGGAGGCGGAGAACAACCTGACGTCCTACAGACAGGTGAGCCGGGTGGGCACGCGCATGTCAGGTGTGACCGGCAGGGTGGGCTGGCATCTCACTGGCGTGTCTCTCTTTTGTGCAGGACGTCGATGAGGCCGCGCTGAGCCGAGTGGAGCTGGAGAGGAAGGTCGAGGGGCTGCAGGACGAGATCAACTTCCTCAAGAAAATCCACGAAGAGGTCAGTGGGCGGGGCTGGAGTCACGTGAGCAAGGGGGCCGGACGGGCAAGTGGGCGCTGCTGGCTCATTGGCGCCCGGCCTCACTCTCTCTGTGCCAGTCAGGCGTTAGGCACGCCGCCTCACTCACTCTTCACTCTTCACTTTATTACGTTCTCTCACTCCCCTCTGACTCTCTCGCACTCTCACTTATTTGACTCACTCTCTCAGTCGTTCTCTCACTCTTCCTGCCTCTCTGCCAGTAAAGGCTCACTCAGAGCTCGCTCTCTCTGTTTCACTCTCCCTCTCACTCACCTGTTGTTGCTCTCGGTCTCAGTCACTTTCTGagactctcactctctctctcactctctcgctcactctctctctgtca comes from Polypterus senegalus isolate Bchr_013 chromosome 17, ASM1683550v1, whole genome shotgun sequence and encodes:
- the LOC120517808 gene encoding glial fibrillary acidic protein isoform X1 codes for the protein MSFNTEGQRTSSYRKRFGGTPGSTNKGLLSSSRYSLGSSPRTSYPQPPSGSRMAGVRVKSSSQLARVLVYGQDKVDFSLADALKAEYKETRTNEKVEMMELNDRFASYIEKVRFLEQQNKVLVAELNQIRGKEPTRLGDIYQEELRELRRQVDQLNSAKARAEIERDNLAEDLGNLRQKLQDEINLRLEAENNLTSYRQDVDEAALSRVELERKVEGLQDEINFLKKIHEEELRELQEQLVSQQVHVDMDMSKPDLTAALRDIRIQYESMATTNMQETEEWYRSKFADLTDAANRNGEALRQAKQEANEYRRQIQVLTCDLEALRGTNESMERQMREMEERFSAEAANYQDTVGRLEEDIHNLKEEMARHLQEYQDLLNVKLALDIEIATYRKLLEGEESRITVPVQSFSTLQIRETSLDTKLSPESHVKRNILVKTVETRDGEIIKESTAERKDLA
- the LOC120517808 gene encoding glial fibrillary acidic protein isoform X2 — protein: MSFNTEGQRTSSYRKRFGGTPGSTNKGLLSSSRYSLGSSPRTSYPQPPSGSRMAGVRVKSSSQLARVLVYGQDKVDFSLADALKAEYKETRTNEKVEMMELNDRFASYIEKVRFLEQQNKVLVAELNQIRGKEPTRLGDIYQEELRELRRQVDQLNSAKARAEIERDNLAEDLGNLRQKLQDEINLRLEAENNLTSYRQDVDEAALSRVELERKVEGLQDEINFLKKIHEEELRELQEQLVSQQVHVDMDMSKPDLTAALRDIRIQYESMATTNMQETEEWYRSKFADLTDAANRNGEALRQAKQEANEYRRQIQVLTCDLEALRGTNESMERQMREMEERFSAEAANYQDTVGRLEEDIHNLKEEMARHLQEYQDLLNVKLALDIEIATYRKLLEGEESRITVPVQSFSTLQIRDN